The Mycolicibacterium hassiacum DSM 44199 genome includes a window with the following:
- the cas7g gene encoding type I-G CRISPR-associated RAMP protein Csb1/Cas7g: MSLDYQQLSSYVSTYAGIRAVSKLEPLGGPRDKVFPPTYGVEDSAATKYATELRVVDTADGTTAQVESVVLNSVAAQAHQLSRALRAAWEANDLDLPLIGTDFSQIEGLEEYGTITDLDAPHRVYDAIHRDSLDSEVPFRFGEIGRAVTEATVDNATALYQHSPSALLFGAWDSTGPRGGRGSKFERAITSEIVATGIALGKKTSSRIDPLGIEKVDGIYRSTDGSWTFDESQAVPKSKPIRPSEINHGNVTPSIDAKAGGITAASIEATTVLSLIQLRRLKFPKTTDGAPLDQSAGHAARTTLAALGLAATTLAFEQGFDLRSRCVLAPTSELVFDAVGRAGEVESFTLTGAEALALVAESADAAAKAGLRWRSGLHRLTPTERLIELVRRSRDAAIASAPVEG; this comes from the coding sequence ATGTCCCTCGACTATCAACAGCTTTCGTCCTACGTCTCGACCTACGCGGGAATCCGCGCTGTGTCCAAACTGGAACCACTCGGCGGTCCTAGGGACAAGGTGTTCCCACCGACGTACGGTGTCGAGGACTCCGCCGCCACCAAGTACGCCACGGAACTACGGGTTGTCGACACCGCCGATGGGACGACAGCACAGGTGGAGTCAGTGGTGCTCAATTCTGTCGCGGCGCAGGCCCACCAACTGTCTCGTGCACTGCGCGCGGCATGGGAAGCCAACGACCTGGACCTGCCGCTGATCGGTACCGACTTCTCTCAGATCGAAGGTCTGGAGGAGTACGGCACTATCACCGACCTCGATGCCCCGCACCGCGTGTACGACGCTATCCACCGCGACTCGCTCGACAGCGAAGTCCCGTTCAGGTTCGGCGAAATCGGAAGAGCGGTGACTGAAGCCACCGTGGACAACGCCACCGCGTTATATCAACACTCACCATCCGCCCTCCTCTTCGGCGCCTGGGATTCCACCGGCCCCAGAGGTGGGCGCGGCAGCAAGTTCGAACGAGCGATCACCAGCGAGATCGTGGCCACCGGCATCGCGCTCGGAAAGAAGACATCATCTCGTATCGACCCACTTGGTATCGAGAAGGTCGACGGAATCTACCGGTCCACGGACGGTTCCTGGACGTTCGACGAATCCCAGGCCGTGCCGAAGTCCAAACCGATTCGACCGTCGGAAATCAATCACGGCAACGTAACACCTTCCATCGATGCGAAGGCCGGCGGTATTACCGCCGCATCGATCGAAGCGACCACGGTCCTCTCGCTGATCCAGCTACGCCGCCTGAAGTTCCCGAAGACGACCGATGGAGCACCGTTGGACCAATCCGCCGGCCATGCAGCACGTACGACACTGGCCGCACTCGGCCTCGCCGCCACTACCCTCGCCTTCGAGCAGGGGTTCGATCTGCGGTCGAGGTGTGTCCTGGCCCCCACCTCGGAACTCGTGTTTGATGCGGTAGGCCGCGCAGGAGAAGTGGAGTCGTTCACGCTGACCGGCGCGGAAGCACTGGCGCTTGTCGCCGAATCCGCTGATGCGGCAGCCAAAGCCGGACTCCGCTGGCGCTCTGGTCTGCACCGGCTAACCCCCACGGAACGACTCATCGAACTCGTCCGCCGCAGTCGCGACGCCGCAATCGCCTCGGCTCCTGTGGAGGGTTAG
- a CDS encoding WXG100 family type VII secretion target translates to MRELRSAPFDLRQSGVALGEIAAQVRSAFTASDARIAAARPGWRGDSAAALASVLTEWQRVTRDLHRDLVEHGQRFGAAARQYSDADATEADAVRTTAEQI, encoded by the coding sequence ATGCGTGAACTGAGGAGCGCCCCGTTCGATCTTCGCCAGTCCGGTGTCGCGCTCGGCGAGATCGCCGCACAGGTGCGCTCGGCCTTCACCGCCAGCGACGCCCGGATCGCCGCCGCGCGGCCCGGGTGGCGGGGCGATTCGGCGGCCGCGCTGGCCTCCGTCCTGACCGAGTGGCAACGGGTGACCCGGGACCTGCACCGCGACCTGGTCGAGCACGGGCAGCGGTTCGGCGCCGCGGCACGCCAGTACAGCGATGCCGACGCGACCGAAGCGGATGCCGTCCGCACCACCGCCGAACAGATCTGA
- a CDS encoding ABC transporter permease, whose protein sequence is MRRVTTEVATLSVARGSNPPPWYRRPALLRSIAPVALLVAWQLASQTGLLSARILPAPSVILEAGLQVYRSGQLGDALLVSGQRALFGFLLGASVGIGCGVLAGLNRIAEYAVDPPLQMLRTIPLFGLIPLFIIWFGIGEEPKVYLIALGVAFPLYLNTFAAIRHLDPKLVELGNVLGLSRGERMRYLILPGALPQMLVGMRQSLGIAWLSLIVAEQINANAGLGYIVNNAREFLRTDIVIFGLLVYGLLGLATDAIVRWAERWALRWRPGAVVR, encoded by the coding sequence ATGCGACGAGTGACTACCGAGGTCGCGACGCTTTCGGTCGCCCGGGGATCGAATCCGCCGCCCTGGTATCGGCGTCCGGCGCTGCTGCGCTCGATCGCGCCGGTGGCGCTGCTGGTGGCCTGGCAGCTCGCCAGTCAGACGGGGCTGCTGTCGGCGCGCATCCTGCCCGCCCCGTCGGTCATCCTGGAGGCCGGGCTGCAGGTGTACCGGTCCGGCCAGCTCGGCGACGCGCTGCTGGTCTCCGGCCAACGCGCGCTGTTCGGGTTCCTGCTCGGCGCGTCGGTGGGCATCGGGTGCGGGGTGCTGGCCGGGCTGAACCGGATCGCGGAGTACGCCGTCGACCCGCCGCTGCAGATGCTGCGCACCATCCCGCTGTTCGGGCTCATCCCGCTGTTCATCATCTGGTTCGGCATCGGTGAGGAGCCCAAGGTCTACCTGATCGCGCTGGGCGTGGCGTTCCCGCTGTACCTCAACACCTTCGCGGCGATCCGCCACCTCGACCCCAAGCTGGTCGAACTCGGCAATGTGCTGGGGCTGTCGCGCGGCGAGCGGATGCGGTACCTGATCCTGCCGGGCGCGCTGCCGCAGATGCTGGTCGGCATGCGGCAGAGCCTGGGCATCGCCTGGCTGTCGCTGATCGTGGCCGAGCAGATCAACGCCAACGCCGGGCTCGGCTACATCGTCAACAACGCCCGCGAGTTCCTGCGCACCGACATCGTCATCTTCGGCCTGCTCGTCTACGGCCTGCTCGGGCTGGCGACCGACGCGATCGTGCGGTGGGCCGAGCGGTGGGCACTGCGGTGGCGCCCCGGGGCGGTGGTCCGGTGA
- a CDS encoding ABC transporter ATP-binding protein, protein MSAAVHGPVAEVRGLTKGFDGRVVLDGIDLTVRPGEIVALVGRSGSGKSTLLRVLAGLSDDHTGEVTVQGTPTVVFQEPRLVPWLSVTRNVALGDPQRRRRKAAEARAARVLGEVGLAHRADAWPLTLSGGEAQRAALARALVAEPTLLLLDEPFGALDALTRLTMHDLLLRLFDEHGFGVLLVTHDVAEAVTLADRVLVLEDGRIAATVEVDLPRPRSHASPEAAVYSARLLELLGVETGTEDLLRQP, encoded by the coding sequence GTGAGCGCGGCGGTGCACGGACCCGTCGCCGAGGTGCGCGGGCTGACCAAGGGGTTCGACGGGCGGGTGGTGCTCGACGGCATCGACCTGACCGTGCGGCCCGGCGAGATCGTCGCGCTGGTGGGGCGCAGCGGCTCGGGCAAGTCGACCCTGCTGCGGGTGCTGGCCGGGCTGTCCGACGACCACACCGGCGAGGTGACGGTGCAGGGCACCCCGACGGTGGTGTTCCAGGAGCCGCGGCTGGTGCCGTGGCTGTCGGTGACCCGCAACGTCGCGCTCGGCGATCCGCAGCGCCGGCGCCGGAAGGCCGCCGAGGCCAGGGCCGCCCGGGTGCTCGGCGAGGTCGGCCTGGCGCACCGGGCCGACGCCTGGCCGCTGACGCTGTCCGGGGGCGAGGCCCAGCGGGCGGCCCTGGCCCGGGCGCTGGTCGCCGAACCCACCCTGCTGCTGCTCGACGAGCCGTTCGGGGCGCTGGACGCGCTGACCCGGCTGACCATGCACGACCTGCTGCTGCGGCTGTTCGACGAACACGGCTTCGGCGTGCTGCTGGTGACCCACGACGTCGCCGAGGCGGTCACGCTGGCCGACCGCGTGCTGGTGCTCGAGGACGGCCGCATCGCGGCGACGGTCGAGGTCGACCTGCCCCGGCCGCGCAGCCATGCCTCGCCGGAGGCGGCCGTGTACTCCGCCCGGCTGCTGGAGCTGCTGGGTGTCGAGACCGGTACCGAAGACCTGCTGCGACAACCGTGA
- a CDS encoding ABC transporter substrate-binding protein, protein MKRTLAALLAVPALLLSACAGGDSEPAAAEGPVDLSTVTLKVGDQRAISIEVLMTASGQLKDTPYRVEFSTFTAGPPMVEAASAGGIHIAQVGNTPAVFGAAAGADIKVVGALEATGKGDAILVGKDSPITAVAELKGKKVAVTKGSSANANLLLHLEQAGLGLSDIEPVYVSPADGYAALTRGEVDAWAVWDPYTAIAEQESGARVIAAADTAGNGYNFWVASGAALKDPAVTEAIADFLDRYAVATKWSADNLDEWSAKYAELTDISPEASRITWTRSIKYPVPLTDEIVASEQQIADAFTEAGEFPGHVDIAAYVDDRFQGEGS, encoded by the coding sequence GTGAAGAGAACGCTTGCGGCCCTGCTGGCGGTGCCGGCGCTGCTGCTGTCGGCCTGCGCCGGCGGTGACTCCGAGCCCGCCGCCGCGGAGGGCCCGGTCGACCTGTCCACCGTGACGCTCAAGGTCGGCGACCAGCGGGCCATCTCCATCGAGGTGCTGATGACCGCATCGGGGCAGTTGAAGGACACCCCGTACCGGGTGGAGTTCTCCACCTTCACCGCCGGGCCGCCGATGGTGGAGGCGGCCAGCGCCGGCGGCATCCACATCGCGCAGGTCGGCAACACGCCCGCGGTGTTCGGCGCCGCCGCCGGCGCCGACATCAAGGTGGTCGGCGCGCTCGAGGCCACCGGCAAGGGCGATGCCATCCTGGTCGGCAAGGACTCGCCGATCACCGCGGTGGCCGAGCTCAAGGGCAAGAAGGTCGCCGTCACCAAGGGCAGCTCGGCCAACGCCAACCTGCTGCTGCACCTCGAGCAGGCGGGGCTGGGGCTGTCCGACATCGAGCCGGTCTACGTCTCGCCGGCCGACGGGTACGCCGCGCTCACCCGCGGCGAGGTGGACGCCTGGGCGGTGTGGGACCCCTACACCGCGATCGCCGAGCAGGAGAGCGGGGCGCGGGTCATCGCCGCCGCCGACACCGCCGGCAACGGGTACAACTTCTGGGTCGCCTCGGGGGCCGCGCTGAAGGATCCGGCGGTGACGGAGGCCATCGCCGACTTCCTGGACCGCTACGCGGTGGCCACCAAATGGTCGGCGGACAACCTCGACGAGTGGTCGGCCAAGTACGCCGAGCTCACCGACATCAGCCCGGAGGCGTCCCGGATCACCTGGACCCGCTCGATCAAGTACCCGGTTCCGCTGACCGACGAGATCGTCGCCTCCGAGCAGCAGATCGCCGACGCGTTCACCGAGGCCGGAGAGTTCCCCGGGCATGTCGACATCGCCGCCTACGTCGACGACCGGTTCCAGGGCGAGGGCAGCTGA
- a CDS encoding hydrogen peroxide-inducible genes activator — protein sequence MASTPSVAQLRAFVAVARLQHFGAAATQLGISQPTLSQLLSKLEANLGLQLVDRTSRRVILTPAGQRLLPHAEAAVEAVHAIVDATEPAGWLFGALRLGVIPTIAPYLLPTLLGALRDEAPDLRLFVREDQTLRLLDALRRDEIDVALLALPISEPGLVAQPVYEEDFVLAVSADSELAGATDVSTDALRRQPLLLLEEGHCLRDQALEVCALANVVDTGHDVARANSLQTVVQLVAAGMGATLLPATAVPVEARGASLGIATFADPAPGRRVGIVWRAASSRGDRFIEFAQLIRRAVVDSGLPARFVVDTGAAPLSAAVEYEHAGA from the coding sequence ATGGCCAGTACCCCCTCGGTCGCACAGTTACGGGCCTTCGTCGCGGTGGCCCGGCTGCAGCACTTCGGGGCGGCCGCGACCCAGCTCGGCATCTCCCAGCCGACGCTGAGCCAGCTGTTGTCGAAGCTGGAGGCCAACCTCGGCCTCCAGCTCGTCGACCGCACCTCCCGGCGGGTGATCCTCACCCCGGCCGGCCAGCGGCTGCTGCCGCACGCCGAGGCCGCGGTGGAGGCGGTACACGCCATCGTCGACGCCACCGAACCGGCCGGGTGGCTGTTCGGGGCGCTGCGGCTGGGCGTCATCCCGACGATCGCCCCGTACCTGCTGCCGACGCTGCTGGGCGCCCTGCGCGACGAGGCGCCCGACCTGCGGTTGTTCGTGCGCGAGGACCAGACCCTGCGCCTGCTCGACGCGCTGCGCCGCGACGAGATCGACGTGGCCCTGCTGGCGTTGCCGATCAGTGAGCCGGGGCTGGTCGCTCAGCCGGTCTACGAGGAGGACTTCGTGCTGGCGGTCAGCGCGGACTCCGAACTCGCCGGGGCCACCGACGTGTCGACCGATGCGCTGCGCCGCCAGCCGCTGCTGCTGCTGGAGGAGGGACACTGCCTGCGCGACCAGGCGCTGGAGGTGTGCGCGCTGGCCAACGTCGTCGACACCGGCCACGACGTCGCCCGGGCCAATTCGCTGCAGACGGTCGTGCAGCTGGTGGCGGCTGGCATGGGCGCGACCCTGCTGCCCGCCACCGCGGTGCCGGTCGAGGCCCGCGGGGCGTCGCTGGGCATCGCCACCTTCGCCGATCCCGCCCCGGGGCGGCGGGTCGGCATCGTCTGGCGCGCCGCGAGCTCACGCGGCGACCGGTTCATCGAGTTCGCCCAGCTGATCCGGCGCGCGGTGGTCGACAGCGGACTGCCCGCCCGATTTGTGGTGGATACGGGTGCGGCGCCGCTGAGCGCGGCCGTCGAGTACGAGCACGCCGGCGCCTGA
- the ahpF gene encoding alkyl hydroperoxide reductase subunit F, producing the protein MLDASTTAQLKTYLEKVTIPIELVASLDDTPKSAELAELLTETAALSDKVTYRRADDEARRPSFRIQRVGTDIGVQFAGIPMGHEFSSYVLALLQVGGHPVKISDELADTIKNLDGDYLFETYLSLSCQNCPDVVQAINAMSVLNPRIRAVAIDGALFRDEVEQRQVLAVPTVFLNGELFDSGRMSIEQIVAKLDSGAAAREAEKMKGKDPFDVLVVGAGPAGATAAIYAARKGLRTGMAGERIGGQVLDTMAIENFISVPHTEGPQLAAALEAHVREYEVDIMPMQEAVELIPATEEGGLTEVRFRNGATLSARSVVLATGARWRTMNVPGEQEYRNKGVTFCPHCDGPLFKGKRVAVIGGGNSGVEAAIDLAGVVGHVTLLEFDNKLRADAVLQRKLHSLPNVDVIVSAATTEVIGDGAKVTGLRYRDRDTDELRELALEGVFVQIGLLPNTEWLKGTIELSERGEIVVNDRGATSAPGVFAAGDCTTTPFKQIVIAMGAGATASLSAFEHLIRTSAPTAA; encoded by the coding sequence ATGCTCGACGCCTCGACCACCGCTCAGCTCAAGACATATCTGGAGAAGGTCACCATCCCGATCGAGCTGGTGGCCTCCCTCGACGACACCCCCAAGTCGGCCGAGTTGGCCGAACTGCTCACCGAGACCGCCGCCCTGTCGGACAAGGTGACCTACCGCCGCGCCGACGACGAGGCACGCCGGCCGTCGTTCCGCATCCAGCGCGTCGGCACCGACATCGGCGTGCAGTTCGCCGGCATCCCGATGGGCCACGAGTTCAGCTCGTATGTGCTGGCCCTGCTGCAGGTCGGCGGACACCCGGTCAAGATCTCCGACGAGCTGGCCGACACCATCAAGAACCTCGACGGCGACTACCTGTTCGAGACCTACCTGTCGCTGTCCTGCCAGAACTGCCCGGACGTCGTGCAGGCGATCAACGCGATGAGCGTGCTCAACCCGCGGATCCGCGCCGTGGCCATCGACGGCGCCCTGTTCCGCGACGAGGTCGAGCAGCGCCAGGTGCTCGCGGTGCCCACGGTGTTCCTCAACGGCGAGCTGTTCGACTCCGGCCGCATGTCGATCGAGCAGATCGTGGCCAAGCTCGACAGCGGCGCCGCCGCCCGCGAGGCCGAGAAGATGAAGGGCAAGGACCCATTCGACGTGCTCGTCGTCGGTGCCGGCCCGGCCGGCGCCACCGCCGCCATCTACGCCGCCCGCAAGGGGCTGCGCACCGGCATGGCCGGCGAGCGGATCGGCGGGCAGGTGCTCGACACCATGGCGATCGAGAACTTCATCTCGGTGCCGCACACCGAGGGTCCCCAGCTGGCCGCCGCGCTCGAGGCGCACGTCCGCGAGTACGAGGTCGACATCATGCCGATGCAGGAGGCGGTCGAGCTGATCCCCGCCACCGAGGAGGGCGGGCTGACCGAGGTCCGGTTCCGCAACGGCGCCACCCTGTCGGCGCGGTCGGTGGTGCTGGCCACCGGTGCCCGCTGGCGGACCATGAACGTGCCGGGTGAGCAGGAGTACCGCAACAAGGGCGTCACTTTCTGCCCGCACTGCGACGGCCCGCTGTTCAAGGGCAAGCGGGTGGCCGTCATCGGCGGCGGCAACTCCGGTGTCGAGGCGGCCATCGACCTGGCCGGCGTGGTCGGCCACGTCACGCTGCTGGAGTTCGACAACAAGCTGCGCGCCGACGCGGTGCTGCAGCGCAAGCTGCACAGCCTGCCCAACGTCGACGTCATCGTCTCCGCGGCGACCACCGAGGTGATCGGCGACGGCGCCAAGGTGACCGGTCTGCGTTACCGCGACCGCGACACCGACGAGCTGCGCGAGCTGGCCCTCGAGGGCGTGTTCGTCCAGATCGGCCTGCTGCCCAACACCGAATGGCTCAAGGGCACGATCGAGCTGTCCGAGCGCGGCGAGATCGTCGTCAACGATCGCGGAGCCACCTCGGCACCCGGCGTGTTCGCGGCCGGCGACTGCACGACGACGCCGTTCAAGCAGATCGTCATCGCGATGGGCGCCGGCGCCACGGCGTCGCTGTCGGCCTTCGAACACCTGATCCGCACCTCGGCCCCAACCGCGGCCTGA
- the ahpC gene encoding alkyl hydroperoxide reductase subunit C: MSILNTEIKPFEATAFHNGEYVTVTDKDVRGKWAIFFFYPADFTFVCPTELGDMADLYDEFQKLGVEIYAVSTDTHHVHAAWHKASETIGKIRFYMLGDPSGTITRNFDNMREGQGLADRGTFLVDPDGIIQYLEITPEGVGRNAAELLRKVKAAQYVRNHPGEVCPAKWEEGEQTLTPSIDLVGKI; the protein is encoded by the coding sequence ATGTCCATCCTGAACACCGAGATCAAGCCGTTCGAAGCCACCGCGTTCCACAACGGTGAGTACGTCACCGTCACCGACAAGGACGTCCGCGGCAAGTGGGCCATCTTCTTCTTCTACCCGGCCGACTTCACCTTCGTCTGCCCGACCGAGCTGGGCGACATGGCCGACCTGTACGACGAGTTCCAGAAGCTCGGCGTCGAGATCTACGCGGTGTCCACCGACACCCACCACGTGCACGCGGCCTGGCACAAGGCGTCGGAGACCATCGGCAAGATCCGGTTCTACATGCTCGGTGACCCGTCGGGCACCATCACCCGCAACTTCGACAACATGCGCGAGGGTCAGGGCCTGGCCGACCGCGGCACCTTCCTGGTCGACCCCGACGGCATCATCCAGTACCTCGAGATCACCCCGGAGGGTGTGGGCCGCAACGCCGCCGAGCTGCTGCGCAAGGTCAAGGCCGCCCAGTACGTCCGCAACCACCCGGGTGAGGTCTGCCCGGCGAAGTGGGAAGAGGGCGAGCAGACCCTGACCCCGTCGATCGACCTCGTGGGCAAGATCTGA
- the groL gene encoding chaperonin GroEL (60 kDa chaperone family; promotes refolding of misfolded polypeptides especially under stressful conditions; forms two stacked rings of heptamers to form a barrel-shaped 14mer; ends can be capped by GroES; misfolded proteins enter the barrel where they are refolded when GroES binds), with protein sequence MAKQIAYDEEARRGLERGLNALADAVKVTLGPKGRNVVLEKKWGAPTITNDGVSIAKEIELEDPYEKIGAELVKEVAKKTDDVAGDGTTTATVLAQALVKEGLRNVAAGANPMALKRGIEKAVEKVTETLLKSAKEVETKEQIANTAAISAGDTQIGELIAEAMDKVGNEGVITVEESNTFGLQLELTEGMRFDKGYISGYFVTDAERQEAVLEDPYILLVSGKVSTVKDLLPLLEKVIQSGKPLLIIAEDVEGEALSTLVVNKIRGTFKSVAVKAPGFGDRRKAMLQDMAILTGGQVISEEVGLTLENADISLLGRARKVVVTKDETTIVEGAGDSEAIAGRVAQIRQEIENSDSDYDREKLQERLAKLAGGVAVIKAGAATEVELKERKHRIEDAVRNAKAAVEEGIVAGGGVALLQAAPALDELTLTGDEATGANIVRVALEAPLKQIAANSGLEPGVVAEKVRNLPAGHGLNAATGVYEDLLAAGVADPVKVTRSALQNAASIAALFLTTEAVVADKPEKEKAAAPGAGGMGDMDF encoded by the coding sequence ATGGCCAAGCAAATTGCGTATGACGAAGAGGCCCGGCGTGGTCTCGAGCGGGGCCTCAACGCCCTCGCCGACGCGGTAAAGGTGACGTTGGGGCCCAAGGGCCGCAACGTCGTTCTGGAGAAGAAGTGGGGCGCCCCCACGATCACCAACGATGGTGTGTCCATCGCCAAGGAGATCGAGCTCGAGGACCCCTACGAGAAGATCGGCGCCGAGCTGGTCAAGGAAGTCGCCAAGAAGACCGACGACGTCGCCGGTGACGGCACCACCACCGCCACCGTGCTGGCTCAGGCGCTGGTGAAGGAAGGTTTGCGCAACGTCGCGGCCGGCGCCAACCCGATGGCGCTGAAGCGCGGCATCGAGAAGGCCGTCGAGAAGGTCACCGAGACCCTGCTGAAGTCGGCCAAGGAGGTCGAGACCAAGGAGCAGATCGCCAACACCGCGGCGATCTCGGCCGGTGACACCCAGATCGGTGAGCTGATCGCCGAGGCCATGGACAAGGTCGGCAACGAGGGTGTCATCACCGTCGAGGAGTCGAACACCTTCGGTCTGCAGCTCGAGCTCACCGAGGGTATGCGCTTCGACAAGGGCTACATCTCGGGTTACTTCGTGACCGACGCCGAGCGGCAGGAGGCAGTCCTCGAGGATCCCTACATCCTGCTCGTGTCGGGCAAGGTGTCGACCGTCAAGGACCTGCTGCCGCTGCTGGAGAAGGTCATCCAGTCCGGCAAGCCGCTGCTGATCATCGCCGAGGACGTCGAGGGCGAGGCCCTGTCGACCCTGGTGGTCAACAAGATCCGCGGCACCTTCAAGTCGGTTGCGGTCAAGGCTCCCGGCTTCGGTGACCGCCGCAAGGCGATGCTGCAGGACATGGCCATCCTCACCGGTGGTCAGGTCATCAGCGAGGAGGTCGGCCTCACCCTGGAGAACGCCGACATCTCGCTGCTGGGTCGCGCCCGCAAGGTCGTCGTCACCAAGGACGAGACCACCATCGTCGAGGGTGCCGGCGACAGCGAGGCGATCGCCGGCCGGGTCGCGCAGATCCGCCAGGAGATCGAGAACAGCGACTCCGACTACGACCGCGAGAAGCTGCAGGAGCGGCTGGCCAAGCTGGCCGGCGGCGTCGCGGTGATCAAGGCCGGTGCCGCCACCGAGGTGGAGCTCAAGGAGCGCAAGCACCGCATCGAGGACGCCGTGCGCAATGCGAAGGCCGCCGTGGAGGAGGGCATCGTCGCCGGTGGTGGCGTGGCCCTGCTGCAGGCCGCCCCGGCGCTCGACGAGCTCACGCTCACCGGTGACGAGGCGACCGGCGCCAACATCGTGCGCGTGGCGCTCGAGGCTCCGCTGAAGCAGATCGCCGCCAACTCGGGTCTGGAGCCCGGCGTGGTGGCCGAGAAGGTCCGCAACCTGCCCGCCGGCCATGGCCTGAACGCCGCGACCGGTGTGTACGAGGACCTGCTCGCTGCCGGCGTCGCCGACCCGGTGAAGGTGACCCGCTCGGCGCTGCAGAACGCTGCGTCGATCGCGGCCCTGTTCCTCACCACCGAGGCGGTCGTCGCCGACAAGCCGGAGAAAGAGAAGGCCGCTGCGCCCGGTGCCGGTGGCATGGGCGACATGGACTTCTGA